From Pseudomonas poae, the proteins below share one genomic window:
- a CDS encoding ATPase gives MRTFIQLALMALMLGTVVVNNAAIADELHAGHLLPITGSVDSLQHAQSVGVLLSDNTRDNLSYLERYHDMALNGAKDALDGRIRQAFVNSSDPELAIDWLMSSLQGTFLSVTVYDNLDALVQAHPDVVVMLDIHNQLLTQRNDQVEARFIARFYDANLQYIAKAEGSVHKQVPSVWVRDKAAPEIAAQIEQQRDVQLDALKQFDASLKALIRAS, from the coding sequence ATGAGGACGTTTATTCAACTGGCTTTGATGGCTTTGATGCTGGGCACGGTGGTCGTGAACAACGCGGCAATCGCCGATGAACTGCATGCAGGCCATTTGCTACCTATCACCGGTAGCGTAGACTCCCTCCAGCATGCGCAGTCGGTGGGTGTGTTGCTGAGCGACAACACCCGCGACAACCTCAGCTACCTTGAACGCTACCACGACATGGCCTTGAATGGCGCCAAGGATGCCCTCGATGGGCGTATCCGCCAGGCGTTCGTCAACAGCTCCGACCCGGAGCTGGCGATTGATTGGTTGATGAGTTCGCTGCAAGGCACCTTCCTGTCGGTGACTGTCTACGACAACCTGGATGCCCTGGTGCAGGCGCACCCCGACGTGGTGGTGATGCTCGACATCCATAACCAACTGTTGACCCAGCGTAACGATCAGGTCGAGGCGCGTTTTATTGCGCGGTTCTATGATGCGAACCTGCAATATATCGCCAAGGCCGAAGGCTCGGTGCACAAGCAGGTGCCGTCGGTGTGGGTGCGTGACAAGGCCGCGCCGGAGATCGCCGCGCAGATCGAGCAGCAGCGGGATGTGCAGCTGGATGCCTTGAAACAGTTTGATGCGTCGCTTAAAGCGCTGATTCGCGCCAGTTAA
- a CDS encoding creatininase family protein, which translates to MLLHKSTWIEIGQFLERSRTVVIPIGSNEQHGPTGLLGTDWMCPEIIAHEAQKNADILIGPTFNIGMAQHHLGFPGTISLRPSTFIAAIGDWVRSLAGHGFEKILFLNGHGGNIATIEAAFSELYAEASFGRRPAGFALKLVNWWELEGVNELAHRQFPVGHGSHATPSEIAVTQWAYPDSIKSADYSPQIANTGPIREALDFRARFPDGRMGSDPALATVEKGAELVALAAQGLIKTVDTFSSEAKP; encoded by the coding sequence ATGCTTCTACATAAATCAACCTGGATCGAGATCGGGCAATTCCTGGAGCGCAGTCGCACGGTGGTGATCCCCATCGGCTCCAACGAACAGCACGGCCCCACCGGCCTGCTGGGCACCGACTGGATGTGCCCGGAAATCATCGCCCACGAGGCGCAAAAAAACGCCGACATCCTGATCGGCCCTACTTTCAATATCGGCATGGCCCAGCATCACCTGGGTTTTCCCGGCACCATTTCCCTGCGCCCTTCCACCTTTATTGCCGCGATCGGCGACTGGGTGCGCTCGCTGGCCGGGCATGGTTTCGAGAAGATCCTGTTTTTGAATGGCCACGGCGGCAATATCGCCACGATTGAAGCGGCGTTTTCCGAGCTGTATGCCGAGGCCAGCTTCGGCCGTCGCCCCGCAGGGTTTGCGCTGAAATTAGTCAACTGGTGGGAGCTGGAAGGCGTCAACGAGCTGGCGCATCGCCAATTCCCGGTGGGCCATGGCAGCCATGCCACGCCGTCGGAGATTGCGGTGACGCAATGGGCGTACCCGGATTCGATCAAGTCCGCCGATTACTCGCCGCAGATCGCCAACACCGGGCCGATCCGCGAAGCGCTGGATTTTCGCGCACGCTTCCCCGACGGGCGCATGGGCTCTGACCCGGCACTGGCAACCGTGGAAAAAGGCGCTGAGTTGGTGGCGTTGGCGGCGCAGGGGCTGATAAAGACCGTCGACACGTTCAGCAGCGAAGCCAAACCTTAA
- a CDS encoding murein L,D-transpeptidase catalytic domain family protein, with protein sequence MLTIMCRFTMLTLGLAVLSNSALAANGNPPSLYSSLARSAPELNPTVLKSALSAVQCAVNNGEERSERLAVIDYSQPSTARRLWIFDLRKKTLVLRDLVAHGANSGENFATQFSNLEGSHQSSLGLFRTQESYLGTHGYSLRMDGLEPGFNDQARDRALVIHAADYVSPLWSKREGRIGRSQGCPAVRPQVARQVVDKLKDGQFMFSWYPDQRWLKSSTYLNCKPQQVASSRTIRGG encoded by the coding sequence ATGCTGACTATTATGTGCCGCTTCACGATGCTCACCCTGGGCCTGGCGGTGTTGAGCAATTCTGCGCTCGCCGCCAACGGCAACCCTCCTTCCTTGTATAGCAGCCTGGCGCGCTCGGCTCCAGAACTCAATCCAACTGTACTCAAAAGCGCCCTGAGCGCGGTGCAGTGTGCGGTCAATAATGGCGAGGAACGCTCCGAGCGCCTGGCCGTCATTGACTATTCCCAGCCTTCGACCGCTCGTCGGCTGTGGATCTTCGACTTGCGCAAAAAGACCCTGGTGCTGCGTGACCTGGTGGCCCACGGCGCCAACTCCGGGGAGAACTTCGCCACCCAGTTCTCCAACCTGGAAGGCAGCCACCAATCCAGCCTGGGGCTGTTCCGAACCCAGGAAAGCTACTTGGGCACCCACGGTTACTCGCTGCGCATGGACGGCCTGGAGCCGGGCTTCAACGACCAGGCCCGCGACCGTGCGCTGGTGATTCACGCCGCCGACTACGTCAGCCCCTTGTGGAGCAAACGCGAAGGCCGGATCGGCCGCAGCCAGGGTTGCCCGGCCGTACGCCCACAGGTCGCGCGCCAGGTGGTGGATAAGCTCAAGGATGGGCAGTTCATGTTTTCGTGGTACCCCGACCAGCGCTGGTTGAAGTCCTCGACGTACCTCAATTGCAAACCCCAACAGGTGGCGAGTAGTCGTACAATCCGTGGTGGTTAG
- a CDS encoding L,D-transpeptidase family protein: MFKKHACYLSICLLVAPLVATAEALPDAALPVAPPILVNTAPVQQALAQLPSVCPSLAPQIDAAAQSRLQAFYQQQGDAPLWSGDERRQALQAQLLLLADDGLDPTHYSLSAAPATANVLCSDIASSQAYLRALQDLHYGRLQQSRFEPLWHSQPPAHDPDTEVLAFAAVGLQDMAQAFDQARPNADLYRSLRNAYAAVRQQPLPHWDPVATGPLLRPGMEDPRVPELAQRLYRGGYLANAPTGNTRQYRDELVKAVKAFQLSHSLQSDGVIGTGTVTELNISPAIRREQLRINLERFRWLAQDLEPEGVLVNVAAAQLSVYQSGIPVWQTRLQVGRAERQTPLLKSRITRLTLNPTWTIPPTIMREDKLPAIRLNPEYLRQQNLQVLDAEGHPLAPEQIDWARPGNILLRQEAGPRNPLGKIVMRFPNPYSVYLHDTPSQPLFTKGPRAFSSGCVRVEQPLLLRDLLVSPAERTRTDELLATGVTHEFRLATPVPVLLGYWTVQVDGQGDLVYAPDIYARDLVLMKAMGSVL, translated from the coding sequence TTGTTCAAAAAACACGCATGTTACTTGAGCATTTGCCTGCTCGTTGCACCACTGGTCGCGACAGCCGAAGCGCTGCCCGATGCCGCGCTGCCCGTGGCGCCGCCGATTCTGGTCAACACGGCCCCGGTGCAGCAGGCCCTGGCGCAACTGCCGAGTGTTTGCCCCAGCCTCGCGCCGCAGATAGACGCCGCCGCCCAGTCTCGCCTGCAAGCCTTCTACCAGCAGCAAGGCGATGCGCCGCTATGGTCGGGCGACGAGCGCCGGCAAGCGTTGCAGGCGCAGTTGCTGCTGCTCGCCGACGACGGCCTGGACCCCACCCACTATAGCCTGTCTGCGGCGCCCGCCACGGCCAACGTGCTGTGCAGCGATATCGCCAGCAGCCAGGCGTACCTGCGAGCCTTGCAGGATCTGCACTACGGGCGCCTGCAGCAATCGCGTTTCGAGCCGCTGTGGCATTCCCAGCCGCCGGCCCACGACCCCGACACCGAGGTGCTGGCCTTTGCCGCCGTGGGCCTGCAAGACATGGCCCAGGCGTTCGACCAGGCGCGCCCCAACGCCGATCTCTACCGCAGTTTGCGCAATGCCTATGCCGCCGTGCGCCAGCAACCGTTGCCGCATTGGGACCCGGTCGCCACCGGCCCGCTGCTGCGCCCCGGCATGGAAGACCCGCGTGTGCCGGAGCTGGCGCAGCGCCTGTATCGCGGCGGCTACCTGGCCAACGCGCCAACCGGCAACACCCGGCAGTACCGTGACGAGTTGGTCAAGGCGGTCAAAGCCTTCCAGCTCAGCCACTCGCTGCAATCCGACGGGGTGATCGGCACCGGCACGGTGACTGAACTCAATATCAGCCCGGCGATTCGCCGCGAGCAACTGCGCATCAACCTCGAACGTTTCCGCTGGCTGGCCCAGGACCTGGAGCCCGAAGGCGTGCTGGTCAACGTCGCCGCCGCGCAACTGAGTGTCTACCAGAGCGGCATTCCGGTGTGGCAAACCCGCCTGCAGGTCGGCCGTGCCGAACGCCAGACGCCGCTGCTCAAATCACGCATTACCCGGCTGACCCTCAACCCCACCTGGACCATCCCGCCCACCATCATGCGCGAGGACAAACTGCCGGCCATCCGCCTCAACCCCGAATACCTGCGCCAGCAAAACCTGCAAGTGCTGGATGCCGAAGGCCACCCGCTGGCGCCCGAGCAGATCGACTGGGCGCGCCCCGGCAATATCTTGCTGCGCCAGGAAGCCGGCCCGCGCAACCCGCTGGGCAAAATCGTGATGCGCTTTCCCAACCCCTACTCGGTGTACCTGCACGACACGCCCAGCCAGCCGCTGTTTACCAAGGGGCCACGGGCGTTCAGTTCAGGGTGCGTGCGGGTTGAGCAGCCGCTGCTGCTACGCGATTTGCTGGTAAGCCCGGCCGAGCGCACCCGTACCGATGAACTGCTGGCCACCGGCGTGACCCATGAGTTCCGGCTGGCCACCCCGGTACCGGTGCTGCTGGGCTACTGGACGGTACAGGTCGATGGCCAGGGTGACCTGGTGTATGCGCCGGATATCTATGCGCGTGATCTGGTGTTGATGAAGGCTATGGGCAGCGTGCTGTAG
- a CDS encoding ABC transporter ATP-binding protein/permease — MKSLRTFYRLAAPFWRRRAQWLGWLMLAGIIGMGLLIVQINVLINAWSKTFYDTLGAFDTPALYALMGRYVLYLGAYVLIVVALDWVRKALVLRWRQAMTEQFTHAWLADQAFYRLGLGGEPDNPDQRISEDVDIVADLSVELVASFIINMAQVGAFMSILWQLSGVQTFSVGEYSITLPGYLVWIVLIYTLAGSLITHWVGRPLHRLNVDRQHYEADFRASLLRKREHAEQIALYRGEAVERQHLAERFGAIAHNWRQLMGRERNLSLFTVSYERVSLIIPVFAALPAFLAKTITLGGLMQIRSAFGAVQGSLSWFIKLYPKLMRWSSAVERLGQFEQAIAASRCQAKAPVVGECLCVDGLDVLRPDAGVLLAGVSVQVAQGEWLLMAGRSGIGKSTLLRTLQGIWPYCRGGWQLPPGRSLLLPQKPYLPSMPLRNLLAYPALEVPDAARLIAVLQQVGLPALARRLDEQTEWSRQLSGGEQQRIGLARALLYAPDTLYLDEATNQLDEASAHALLVLLREQLPECTVIGISHQAGLAVLFDRVWSPQLPHTPVVSTSATARCP; from the coding sequence GTGAAGAGCCTGCGTACGTTCTATCGTCTGGCCGCGCCGTTCTGGCGTCGGCGCGCCCAGTGGCTGGGCTGGCTGATGCTGGCCGGGATCATCGGCATGGGCCTGTTGATTGTGCAGATCAACGTGTTGATCAATGCCTGGAGCAAGACCTTCTACGACACCCTGGGCGCATTCGACACGCCGGCCTTGTACGCGCTGATGGGCCGCTACGTGCTGTACCTGGGCGCCTATGTGCTGATCGTGGTGGCGCTGGACTGGGTGCGCAAAGCCCTGGTGCTGCGTTGGCGCCAGGCCATGACCGAGCAGTTCACCCACGCCTGGCTGGCGGACCAGGCGTTCTACCGCCTGGGGCTCGGCGGCGAGCCGGACAACCCCGACCAGCGCATCAGCGAGGACGTGGACATCGTCGCCGACCTGAGCGTGGAGTTGGTGGCGTCGTTCATTATCAATATGGCCCAGGTCGGCGCGTTCATGAGCATTCTGTGGCAGTTGTCCGGGGTGCAGACATTCAGCGTGGGCGAGTACAGCATCACCCTGCCGGGCTACCTGGTGTGGATCGTGCTGATCTATACCCTGGCCGGCAGTTTGATCACCCATTGGGTCGGCCGCCCGCTGCACCGTCTGAACGTGGATCGCCAGCACTACGAGGCGGACTTTCGCGCCAGCCTGTTGCGCAAGCGCGAGCATGCCGAGCAGATCGCCCTGTACCGTGGCGAGGCCGTGGAGCGCCAGCACCTGGCCGAACGCTTCGGCGCGATTGCGCACAATTGGCGCCAACTGATGGGCCGCGAGCGCAACCTCAGCTTGTTTACCGTCAGCTATGAGCGGGTGAGCCTGATTATTCCGGTATTCGCCGCCCTGCCCGCCTTCCTGGCCAAGACCATCACCCTGGGCGGGCTGATGCAGATCCGCAGTGCCTTTGGCGCGGTGCAGGGTTCGTTGAGCTGGTTTATCAAGCTGTACCCGAAGCTGATGCGCTGGAGTTCGGCGGTGGAACGGCTGGGGCAGTTTGAACAGGCGATCGCCGCGAGCCGCTGCCAGGCCAAGGCGCCCGTGGTCGGCGAGTGCCTGTGCGTGGACGGCTTGGATGTGTTGCGCCCGGACGCCGGCGTGCTGCTGGCCGGTGTATCGGTGCAGGTGGCGCAAGGCGAGTGGCTGTTGATGGCCGGGCGCAGCGGCATCGGCAAATCGACCTTGCTGCGCACCTTGCAGGGCATCTGGCCGTATTGCCGTGGCGGCTGGCAATTGCCGCCGGGGCGCAGCCTGTTGCTGCCGCAAAAGCCCTATCTGCCAAGCATGCCGTTGCGCAATTTGCTGGCTTACCCGGCGCTGGAAGTACCGGACGCGGCGCGGCTGATCGCGGTCTTGCAGCAGGTGGGGCTGCCGGCGCTGGCACGGCGCCTGGATGAGCAAACCGAATGGTCACGGCAACTGTCGGGCGGCGAGCAACAGCGCATCGGCCTGGCGCGGGCACTGCTGTATGCACCCGACACCTTGTACCTGGATGAAGCCACCAACCAGTTGGACGAGGCCAGCGCCCATGCCCTGCTGGTGCTGCTGCGCGAGCAACTGCCGGAGTGTACGGTGATCGGCATCAGCCACCAGGCGGGGTTGGCAGTGCTGTTCGACCGGGTCTGGTCCCCACAGCTACCTCATACCCCTGTGGTGAGTACTTCGGCTACAGCACGCTGCCCATAG
- a CDS encoding pitrilysin family protein produces MNKILAGLLGPLLLCACASPPPQAPLPWAPHVVRGQLANGLEYRLVRDSTQAGRLDLRLTVRAGSVDEDDDQVGVAHMLEHLTFRSRAGQASDLRAQMTALGWVQGRHYNAVTSYDRTQYLLSPTAGSKQAPVALQKLAQLVFAGDYSGADLERERPIVIEEWRSGLGVAQRMNDQRAASQRVGSRYPQHRTIGNEAAIRGASLGALRRFQQRWYVPNNMLLSVVGDFDPQQLAQQIEVAFGATLARALPEREHRELPLDGQLKIFRLQDPQTGSNQVSLLFRLHEPGSRGATAEATRERLIDRISLSALLGQLRRQPLQPGVRSLTAQKTLIGEYSSVLGVAAGVEGAHHDAALQHLLTELERLRQHGLTAQDLSVEQAKIRQLANGMLAKDESRTFEQWVTSLNDAAVQNRTVIAPHQIARLTLQALDTIDLAAVNARLLRWLDSPDQVLQLTAPGNSVVRLPTVDEVRKLRASLAQTSLTAPQATAPVAPPSVTFTPAAAGQPGSVTGKRSFAAEQVEHWQLSNGDRLVWLRRNAENGQWRLQAESAAGFNHSDVPAWRLQMAAQLGNQSGEPGLQAWRKQHQATLSLEHSATRLQLSASSTPSPQALTTLLQSYRQGQVDAVIDEALFSAAREDLLSRVSTRPDAIALARRELRYGADTWQSPDQAALEPLQSTTLTEDWHQLVQAPVTFYLMADIDPAQLETAVREQLANIPRGVAPATRPALQVPGQRRTDLAVALEPRVVLEASSFSAHPWSPEAAARVAALRELANQQLKQRLRGEASGVYRLRFDSELNPDTQRIESQLSFTCDPARAEELWALAQQTLAQLGRAVDAQWVAGERAELRRQEQKRRADPATQWRRLLLSERQWQDPRYLSRQATLADGIRIEPLKSLASQLFPVNNQVLLRVLPKADAL; encoded by the coding sequence ATGAACAAGATACTTGCCGGCCTGCTCGGCCCGCTGCTGCTGTGCGCCTGCGCATCGCCCCCACCCCAGGCACCGTTGCCGTGGGCGCCCCACGTGGTGCGCGGCCAATTGGCCAATGGTCTGGAATACCGCCTGGTGCGCGACAGCACCCAAGCCGGGCGCCTGGACCTGCGCCTGACCGTGCGCGCCGGCTCCGTGGATGAAGACGACGACCAGGTCGGCGTCGCGCATATGCTCGAACACCTGACCTTCCGCAGCCGCGCCGGCCAAGCCAGCGATCTGCGCGCACAGATGACCGCGCTGGGCTGGGTGCAGGGCCGCCACTACAACGCGGTGACCAGCTACGACCGCACCCAGTATTTGCTCAGCCCCACGGCCGGTAGCAAGCAAGCGCCGGTGGCGCTGCAGAAGCTCGCGCAGTTGGTGTTTGCCGGCGACTACAGTGGCGCCGACCTGGAACGCGAGCGCCCTATCGTCATCGAAGAATGGCGCAGCGGCCTTGGTGTGGCGCAACGCATGAATGACCAGCGTGCGGCGTCGCAGCGGGTCGGCTCGCGTTACCCGCAGCACCGCACCATCGGCAACGAAGCGGCGATTCGTGGCGCTTCGCTCGGCGCCTTGCGGCGCTTTCAGCAACGCTGGTACGTGCCCAATAACATGCTGCTGTCGGTGGTCGGTGACTTCGACCCGCAGCAACTGGCACAGCAAATCGAAGTGGCCTTCGGTGCCACCCTCGCCCGTGCGCTGCCCGAGCGCGAGCATCGTGAATTGCCCCTCGACGGCCAGTTGAAAATCTTCCGCCTGCAAGACCCGCAAACCGGAAGCAACCAGGTGTCGCTGCTGTTCCGTCTGCACGAGCCAGGCAGCCGGGGCGCCACCGCCGAGGCCACCCGCGAGCGCTTGATCGACCGTATCAGCCTGTCGGCGCTGCTCGGCCAACTGCGCCGCCAACCCCTGCAACCGGGGGTACGCAGCCTGACCGCGCAAAAGACCCTGATCGGCGAATATTCCAGCGTGCTGGGCGTCGCCGCCGGTGTCGAGGGCGCCCATCACGACGCCGCCCTGCAACACTTGCTGACCGAGCTTGAGCGCTTGCGCCAGCACGGCCTCACCGCGCAAGACCTGAGCGTTGAACAGGCGAAGATTCGGCAACTGGCCAACGGCATGCTGGCCAAGGACGAGTCACGCACCTTTGAACAATGGGTCACCAGCCTCAACGATGCCGCCGTGCAAAACCGCACAGTGATAGCGCCGCACCAGATCGCCCGGCTGACCCTGCAAGCGCTCGACACCATCGACCTCGCCGCCGTGAATGCACGGTTGCTGCGCTGGCTGGACAGCCCCGATCAGGTGCTGCAACTGACCGCGCCGGGCAACAGTGTGGTGCGTTTGCCCACGGTAGACGAGGTACGAAAACTGCGTGCAAGCCTCGCCCAGACCTCCTTGACCGCACCCCAGGCGACCGCGCCCGTGGCGCCGCCGAGCGTCACGTTCACACCAGCGGCTGCAGGGCAACCTGGCAGCGTGACGGGCAAACGTTCGTTTGCCGCCGAACAGGTCGAACACTGGCAACTGAGCAACGGCGATCGTCTGGTCTGGCTGCGACGTAATGCCGAAAACGGCCAGTGGCGCCTGCAAGCCGAGTCGGCCGCCGGTTTCAACCACAGCGACGTACCCGCCTGGCGCCTGCAAATGGCCGCGCAACTGGGCAACCAGAGTGGCGAGCCCGGGCTGCAAGCGTGGCGCAAACAACACCAGGCCACGTTGAGCCTGGAACACAGCGCCACCCGCCTGCAGTTGAGCGCGAGCAGCACGCCGTCGCCCCAGGCCTTGACCACGTTGCTGCAAAGCTACCGCCAGGGGCAGGTCGATGCGGTGATCGATGAGGCGCTGTTCAGTGCCGCTCGGGAAGATCTGCTGTCTCGCGTCAGCACCCGGCCGGATGCCATCGCGCTAGCCCGCCGCGAACTGCGCTACGGCGCCGACACCTGGCAAAGCCCCGATCAAGCGGCGCTGGAACCGTTGCAATCAACGACCCTGACCGAAGACTGGCACCAGTTGGTACAGGCGCCGGTCACCTTCTACCTGATGGCTGACATCGACCCGGCGCAGCTGGAAACCGCCGTGCGCGAACAGTTGGCGAATATCCCACGCGGCGTCGCCCCGGCCACGCGCCCTGCCCTGCAAGTACCCGGTCAACGCCGTACCGACCTGGCGGTGGCGCTGGAGCCACGGGTGGTGCTGGAAGCCAGCAGTTTCAGCGCGCACCCATGGTCGCCCGAGGCCGCCGCCCGGGTCGCCGCCCTGCGCGAACTGGCCAACCAACAGCTCAAGCAGCGCCTGCGGGGCGAGGCCTCCGGCGTGTATCGCCTGCGTTTCGACAGCGAATTGAACCCCGACACGCAGCGCATCGAAAGCCAGTTGAGCTTTACCTGCGACCCCGCACGCGCCGAGGAACTGTGGGCGCTGGCCCAGCAAACCCTGGCACAGCTGGGCCGTGCGGTGGATGCGCAATGGGTGGCCGGCGAACGTGCCGAGCTGCGCCGCCAGGAGCAAAAGCGCCGCGCCGACCCCGCCACCCAATGGCGCCGCCTGCTGCTCAGTGAACGCCAATGGCAGGACCCGCGCTACCTGAGCCGCCAGGCAACGCTGGCGGATGGCATCCGCATCGAGCCGCTCAAATCCTTGGCAAGTCAGCTGTTCCCGGTGAATAACCAAGTGCTGCTGCGCGTACTGCCCAAGGCGGATGCGCTGTGA
- a CDS encoding TonB-dependent receptor — MIDGMSINNDIDPSAHGYSETRQFDAAPSRSHGIALDADLLQEVKVYDSNVPAEYGGFNGGVVDAITRRPSQDLHGKFSYSMTRSAWTKYHITAQDQEAFDNASNEQYQPDFKKTTLRGMLEGHLTEDFGAILSFSQKRSVIPLNRYADGYTSPNGDNEKDQTRQLDNFMLKTYWNVNDRLSLDASFIKAPQENTYFRENYVNSGFTNINGGWQGSLKAVWEGDSARWSHTLALTDLNSSRESESTDMIGWYYSSVKNWGIPLSNTSRSGEGAYGDLDQTQRGIDYKLKADWQAFNWGGAEHQFTGGMELTRNQATWERNTAATSALVGRRDNGTTCINNDNLCSIGLLLNGNTRQWANTINVYDAGKLDLTETKYAFHLQDAIQIGKLGLRPGVRFEGDDYMEDKNLAPRFAGDYDFFGDRSTVLVFGANRYYGRNLFKYRLADGRQALNTRYTRTTQGGAWTTVQGKNQNKFSDLNVPYNDEWTLGLDQVWLDTDFRLKYVHREGKDQIVRASNRVLGTGAAAGYDTLYYTYTNAGASESDNLSLTITPKHEFNWQGTRTSVQAAFDWSKTKDGYGTYESIVDAGEFADDDVIYDGKRMAYSELPAGDFNRPWTARLTTITEIPQWNLTVSNFLRYRGAYEQIIETDATAVIGDETLAVYDSAKVKAAPTWDMRVSWEIPTGKDQALFAAVDITNVTDHVNEIVGKTSSTVTYEVGRQYWLEVGYRF, encoded by the coding sequence ATGATCGACGGCATGTCGATCAACAACGACATCGACCCCAGCGCCCACGGCTACAGTGAAACCCGCCAGTTCGACGCGGCGCCGAGCCGCTCCCACGGCATCGCCCTGGACGCCGACCTGCTGCAGGAAGTGAAGGTCTACGACAGCAACGTGCCCGCCGAATACGGCGGCTTCAACGGCGGCGTGGTCGACGCGATCACCCGTCGTCCCAGCCAGGACCTGCACGGCAAGTTCTCCTATTCCATGACCCGTTCGGCCTGGACCAAATACCACATCACTGCCCAGGACCAGGAAGCGTTCGACAACGCGTCCAACGAGCAATACCAGCCCGACTTCAAGAAAACCACGCTGCGCGGCATGCTCGAAGGCCACCTGACCGAAGACTTCGGCGCCATCCTAAGCTTCTCGCAAAAACGCTCGGTGATCCCGCTGAACCGCTATGCCGACGGTTACACCAGCCCCAATGGCGACAACGAAAAAGACCAGACTCGCCAGCTCGACAACTTCATGCTCAAGACCTACTGGAACGTCAACGACCGCCTCAGCCTCGATGCCTCATTCATCAAGGCGCCGCAGGAAAATACCTATTTTCGCGAGAACTACGTGAACTCCGGCTTCACCAATATCAACGGCGGCTGGCAGGGTTCGCTCAAGGCGGTCTGGGAAGGTGATTCGGCGCGGTGGAGCCATACCCTGGCGTTGACCGATCTCAACAGTTCGCGCGAGTCGGAATCCACCGACATGATCGGCTGGTACTACTCCAGCGTTAAGAACTGGGGCATCCCGCTATCCAATACATCGCGCAGTGGCGAAGGTGCGTATGGCGACCTGGACCAGACCCAGCGCGGCATTGACTACAAACTCAAGGCCGACTGGCAGGCGTTCAACTGGGGCGGTGCCGAGCACCAGTTCACTGGCGGCATGGAGCTGACCCGCAACCAGGCCACCTGGGAGCGCAACACCGCAGCCACCAGCGCACTGGTCGGCCGGCGCGACAACGGCACCACCTGCATCAACAATGACAACCTCTGCTCCATCGGCCTGCTGCTCAACGGCAACACGCGCCAATGGGCCAACACCATCAACGTGTACGACGCCGGCAAGCTGGACCTGACCGAAACCAAATACGCGTTCCACCTGCAAGACGCGATTCAAATCGGCAAGCTCGGCCTGCGCCCCGGCGTGCGCTTTGAAGGCGACGATTACATGGAGGACAAAAACCTCGCACCGCGCTTTGCCGGTGACTATGACTTCTTCGGTGACCGCAGCACCGTGCTGGTCTTCGGCGCCAACCGCTACTACGGCCGCAACCTGTTCAAGTACCGCCTCGCCGATGGCCGCCAGGCCCTCAACACGCGCTACACCCGCACCACCCAGGGCGGCGCCTGGACCACCGTGCAGGGCAAGAACCAGAACAAATTCTCCGACCTCAACGTGCCCTATAACGATGAGTGGACCCTGGGCCTGGATCAGGTGTGGCTCGACACCGATTTTCGCTTGAAGTATGTGCACCGCGAAGGCAAGGACCAGATCGTGCGCGCCTCCAACCGCGTGCTGGGCACGGGCGCCGCCGCCGGTTACGACACCCTCTATTACACCTACACCAATGCGGGCGCCAGCGAGAGCGACAACCTCAGCCTGACCATCACGCCCAAGCACGAATTCAACTGGCAAGGCACCCGCACCAGTGTGCAAGCGGCGTTTGACTGGTCAAAGACCAAGGACGGCTACGGCACCTATGAATCGATCGTCGATGCCGGTGAGTTCGCCGACGACGACGTGATCTACGACGGCAAGCGCATGGCCTACAGCGAACTGCCCGCCGGCGACTTCAACCGCCCCTGGACGGCGCGCCTGACCACTATCACCGAGATCCCGCAATGGAACCTCACAGTCAGCAACTTCCTGCGTTATCGCGGCGCCTACGAACAGATCATCGAAACCGACGCCACCGCAGTGATCGGTGACGAGACCCTGGCGGTGTACGACTCGGCCAAAGTCAAAGCCGCGCCCACCTGGGACATGCGCGTGAGTTGGGAGATCCCCACCGGCAAGGACCAGGCGCTGTTTGCCGCCGTGGATATCACCAACGTCACCGACCATGTCAACGAGATCGTCGGCAAAACCAGCTCGACGGTCACCTATGAAGTCGGCCGCCAATACTGGCTGGAAGTCGGTTACCGCTTCTGA